The following proteins come from a genomic window of Lycium ferocissimum isolate CSIRO_LF1 chromosome 4, AGI_CSIRO_Lferr_CH_V1, whole genome shotgun sequence:
- the LOC132054016 gene encoding transcription factor TCP11-like: MDATPFPCPDNIRRKRTGDRHLKVDGKDRRIRVSELCARYIDWLKEKLGHRSAGRTIEWLLVQVEPCINAILSQKASTSSNTKSPPLQRLPPTMEKSIPTLIPRHKTVLPPLAFCHELELDHMKFSKAEVERLSTTCLSESAGSVSNSQYMDP; encoded by the coding sequence ATGGACGCCACCCCTTTTCCTTGTCCTGACAATATCCGTCGCAAGAGAACTGGTGATCGCCATTTGAAGGTTGATGGAAAGGATCGCCGAATTCGGGTTTCTGAATTATGTGCTCGTTATATTGATTGGCTTAAAGAAAAATTAGGTCATAGATCGGCTGGTCGCACCATTGAATGGCTCTTGGTGCAGGTTGAGCCCTGCATTAATGCTATTCTCTCCCAAAAAGCATCTACTTCTTCTAATACTAAGTCGCCACCACTACAGCGTCTTCCTCCTACTATGGAGAAATCAATTCCTACATTGATTCCTCGGCATAAAACTGTGCTTCCTCCTTTAGCCTTCTGTCATGAATTGGAACTAGACCACATGAAGTTCTCTAAAGCAGAAGTTGAACGACTTTCAACTACTTGTCTATCAGAGTCGGCCGGATCTGTATCGAACTCACAATATATGGATCCATAG
- the LOC132054681 gene encoding heavy metal-associated isoprenylated plant protein 3: MGKNKSMKNIEGDMKSEEQQKKEGGKNEGNQSVVLKVDFHCDGCVRKIIKVVRSFEGVEKVICDNDANKVTAIGKVDPLKLKEKMERKLKKPVQLISPLPKDCKKEKNQNENDTKGTKGDDKKNKEKEPPVTTTVLKLHLHCEGCIEKMHKIITKNKGYKEMKIDHEKDLVTVTGSIDMKELVEELKKKLKKDVEIVPPKKEGGEKKDGGDGKGKAKDGQGGGDNKVVNNGMHNEKDQFGYPYMDQIFSDENPNACSIM; this comes from the exons ATGGGCAAG AATAAGAGTATGAAGAATATTGAAGGAGATATGAAGAGTGAAGAACAACAGAAAAAGGAAGGaggaaagaatgaagggaacCAAAGTGTGGTTTTGAAAGTAGATTTTCATTGTGACGGTTGTGTCCGTAAAATTATCAAAGTTGTTCGAAGTTTTGAAG GAGTCGAAAAAGTCATCTGTGATAATGATGCCAATAAAGTGACGGCAATCGGGAAAGTGGATCCGTTGAAGCTCAAGGAGAAAATGGAACGGAAGTTGAAAAAACCAGTTCAGCTTATCTCTCCGTTACCAAAGGATTGCAAAAAAGAGAAGAATCAAAATGAAAATGACACAAAGGGAACCAAAGGAGATGACAAGAAGAACAAAGAGAAAGAG CCTCCGGTCACCACTACGGTACTCAAGTTGCATCTGCACTGCGAAGGATGTATTGAGAAGATGCACAAGATCATCACTAAGAACAAAG GTTACAAGGAGATGAAAATAGACCATGAAAAGGACTTGGTGACAGTGACAGGTTCAATTGACATGAAGGAATTGGTGGAGGAACTGAAGAAGAAGCTGAAAAAAGACGTTGAAATTGTGCcgccaaagaaggaaggaggAGAGAAGAAAGATGGTGGCGATGGAAAGGGAAAAGCTAAGGATGGGCAAGGTGGCGGCGACAACAAGGTGGTGAATAATGGAATGCATAATGAGAAGGATCAGTTTGGGTATCCGTACATGGACCAGATTTTTAGTGATGAAAATCCTAATGCTTGCAGTATTATGTGA